The Betta splendens chromosome 7, fBetSpl5.4, whole genome shotgun sequence genome includes a window with the following:
- the LOC114858877 gene encoding dystroglycan 1-like, which translates to MRPFELFIGICGAARRPVAMHSKRREMSCVDPGRSRPLLYRTIPLVIGLLVTMAQGTVSEHQETMVEIISVELEASMQSSVLSELQAAASSVGEGPPTAIAEPARNGGVHAGIPDSSAVTGQVFQLKVPPGPANASCNVRLTEMGKETLPSWLYWDKEQCILRGLALEQDKGVYHILVSGEEIIEKNGSEMFPSTVFSIEVFPEERADTEPALLTLQSDSSGLQPFTCGSEELATVLTVILDADLTKMLAEQRVNLLGIMRKFSHVPLEHMRVVPVVNNRLFDMSAFMAGPGNAKKVVENGALLSWKLGCALDQSNIPDISSVQYSAKDGTMSSRLGYPVVGWHIVNKKPHGVKRVRRQLNNTPTPVPSVLPPTTHPEPPLRVVPTPTSPSIAPATDNTAPPVRGPLPLPVKPTMRVRDQIAHTPVFGPPQPTRVIGITSTIPIQPTMTRPTFVEATAVPTPPSTTKKPKPTATRKPKKPKTSTPAPREPKSTTPKPPRRTTPFSLAPDSNDQPQIRNAIDQVNAWVGTYFEVKIPPDTFFDKEDGTTDKLRLTLKKTPKEAVNETSWIQFNSTIQLLYGLPGENDTGKHEYFMLATDKGGRSVMDAFEVQVNNWSTNGKPSVVFTARFHGDATTLNNDVHKKILLARKLAYAFGDRNSSAVTLRNITSGSIVVEWTNNSLQESPCPKEQIISLSNRISDNKGKPKQAFVKAMEPEFIPINISVRGANKCQSYMFIPPGEVHLPVLPTATPSPGSSRSSGTDDVYLHTVIPAVVVAALLLIAGIIAMVCYRKKRKGKMTIEEQATFIKKGVPIIFADELDDSKSPPSSSIPLILQEEKPPLPPPEYPNMAGPHSTLLNQDLLEEYSLYQDDDPNAPPYQPPPPFTVPIEGKGSRPKNMTAYRSPPPYVPP; encoded by the exons ATGCGGCCTTTTGAGTTGTTCATAGGCATCTGTGGGGCAGCCCGAAGGCCTGTCGCTATGCACTCCAAAAGAAGAGAAATGAGCTGCGTGGATCCTGGGAGGAGCAGACCTCTTTTATACAGGACTATTCCTCTGGTAATAGGGCTTCTAGTGACTATGGCCCAGGGGACTGTGTCAGAACACCAAGAAACAATGGTGGAGATCATATCTGTGGAACTCGAGGCTTCTATGCAGTCCTCTGTGCTCTCtgagctccaggctgcagcatcCTCAGTAGGTGAGGGGCCACCTACAGCCATCGCAGAGCCTGCAAGAAATGGCGGCGTGCATGCTGGCATACCTGACTCCTCTGCAGTCACTGGCCAGGTGTTCCAGTTGAAGGTTCCACCAGGACCGGCCAATGCTAGCTGCAACGTTCGC CTCACAGAGATGGGGAAGGAGACACTACCCTCCTGGCTATATTGGGACAAAGAACAATGCATTTTGAGAGGCTTGGCTCTGGAGCAGGATAAAGGTGTGTATCATATCTTGGTGTCTGGCGAGGAGATAATTGAGAAGAATGGCAGCGAAATGTTCCCCAGTACAGTCTTCTCCATCGAAGTATTCCCAGAAGAACGGGCAGACACAGAGCCAGCCCTGTTAACTCTTCAGTCTGACAGCAGTGGCCTCCAGCCTTTCACCTGTGGCTCTGAGGAACTTGCTACTGTCCTCACTGTCATCCTGGATGCTGACTTGACAAAGATGCTggcagaacagagggtcaacttACTAGGCATAATGAGAAAATTCTCGCATGTGCCTCTGGAGCACATGCGGGTGGTCCCTGTTGTCAACAACCGCTTGTTTGACATGTCTGCTTTCATGGCTGGACCAGGGAATGCTAAGAAAGTGGTTGAGAATGGGGCCCTGTTGTCATGGAAGCTTGGATGTGCTCTTGACCAGAGCAATATCCCAGATATTAGCAGCGTACAGTATTCGGCCAAAGACGGGACCATGTCCTCCAGGCTGGGCTACCCGGTAGTTGGTTGGCACATTGTCAACAAAAAGCCCCATGGAGTAAAAAGGGTCAGGCGGCAGTTGAACAACACTCCTACCCCAGTGCCCTCCGTTCTTCCTCCAACTACTCACCCAGAGCCCCCGCTTCGTGTCGTTCCCACCCCAACGTCTCCCTCTATCGCTCCAGCAACTGACAACACGGCTCCCCCTGTACGAGGCCCTTTACCTCTTCCAGTTAAGCCCACTATGAGGGTCAGGGATCAAATAGCCCACACACCTGTCTTTGGACCCCCCCAACCAACAAGAGTAATAGGAATTACAAGCACCATCCCTATCCAACCAACCATGACCAGGCCTACTTTTGTGGAGGCCACAGCTGTGCCAACGCCACCATCCACAACCAAAAAACCCAAACCTACTGCTACAAGGAAGCCCAAGAAACCCAAAACATCCACCCCAGCTCCCCGGGAGCCCAAATCCACCACACCTAAACCTCCGAGGCGCACAACACCCTTCTCACTGGCTCCAGATTCAAACGATCAGCCACAGATCCGTAACGCAATAGATCAGGTGAATGCATGGGTCGGCACATATTTTGAAGTTAAAATTCCCCCCGATACATTTTTTGACAAAGAGGATGGCACCACTGATAAGCTACGTTTAACTCTGAAGAAAACCCCCAAAGAAGCAGTGAATGAAACATCTTGGATACAGTTCAATAGCACGATCCAGCTCCTGTACGGCCTCCCAGGTGAGAACGATACTGGGAAACACGAGTACTTCATGCTAGCCACTGATAAAGGTGGCAGGAGCGTTATGGATGCATTTGAGGTACAAGTCAACAATTGGTCCACTAATGGCAAACCATCAGTTGTGTTTACTGctcgtttccatggtgacgcCACCACTTTAAACAATGATGTTCATAAGAAAATTCTTTTGGCCCGAAAGTTGGCTTATGCCTTTGGGGATCGCAACAGCAGTGCGGTGACCCTGAGAAACATCACAAGCGGCTCCATTGTGGTGGAATGGACCAATAACAGTCTCCAAGAAAGTCCTTGTCCAAAGGAGCAGATCATCAGTCTCAGCAACAGGATCTCTGATAACAAAGGGAAACCTAAACAAGCCTTCGTCAAAGCCATGGAGCCAGAATTTATACCTATCAACATCTCTGTTCGAGGCGCCAATAAATGTCAGAGCTACATGTTCATTCCACCAGGAGAGGTGCATTTGCCTGTTCTGCCCACAGCTACACCTTCACCTGGGAGCAGTCGTAGCAGTGGCACTGATGACGTTTACCTGCACACCGTCATTCCTGCTGTTGTGGTGGCTGCGCTGCTGCTCATAGCCGGGATCATAGCTATGGTCTGCTATCGCAAGAAGCGCAAGGGGAAGATGACGATAGAGGAGCAGGCCACCTTCATCAAGAAAGGAGTCCCCATAATCTTTGCTGATGAATTAGATGATTCCAagtctcctccgtcctccagcaTTCCTCTGATTCTTCAGGAGGAAaagcctccacttcctcctccagagTACCCTAATATGGCCGGTCCCCACAGTACTCTACTTAACCAGGATCTGCTGGAGGAGTATTCTCTTTATCAAGATGATGACCCTAATGCGCCTCCTTATCAGCCACCACCACCATTTACTGTCCCCATAGAGGGCAAGGGCTCCCGGCCCAAGAACATGACCGCGTACAGGTCACCTCCCCCTTACGTGCCTCCCTAA